The stretch of DNA ATCCATTAAATAGAGCTGATCGAAGGTGTAGCGATAGACGGCTTCCGCCGGGGCGGCGCCCACGCTTCCGAGCAGCAGGCCCAGGCAGGCGGCGAGCGCGCCTTTGAGCGGTTCGGCTCCGGTCAGGAATCCCGCGAAAGAGAGGCCGAGGACGCACAGCATCAACAGCTCCGGCGAGCCGAAGAGCAGCACCAGCGGGCGCGCGATCGGCAGCGAGAGCGTCAGGAAGACCGCACCGATCAGCCCGCCAATCAGCGACGAAAGGAAAGCGGCGCTCAGGGCCCGCGCCGCCTCCCCCTGCCTGGCCAGCGGGTGGCCGTCGAGAACGGTGGCCGCGGCGGCCGCCGAGCCGGGAGTACCGATGAGCACCGAGGTGATGGTGTCCGAGGTATGGACCACGGCGAGCGAGCCCACCAGGAGCACCATCGCCGAATGAACGTCCATCGTGTAGATGAAGGGCAGCAGGATCGCCACACAGGCGATCCCGCCCAGCCCCGGAAGGATGCCGATGACCGTCCCCGAGACGACGCCGGCAGCGAGCAAACCGAGATGAACCGGGTTGGAAAACTTCTCGAGGGCGGTGAGGGCGGCCTCCCACATGTGCTCGATTCCGCTCGAGTCCGGGACCGATCAGTCGAACTTGACGCGGTACTTCTTGCTCGCCCAGTCTCTGACGAAGCGCTGCGTCTCGGGGTCGATCTGGAAAGCCTGCTGGATCGTCTTTTCCAGCCGGTCGCCGCGCAGCAGCGGATAGCCGCCGAGCACCTTTTCCGTCTTGGCCTGGAATTCCTTGTCCCTGGCGAGCCGGTCGGCCGCTTCGTAGAAGGCCCGCAACGCCTCCGCCGGCGTGCCTCCTTTGAACCAGAGGATCTTCTGGACCGCGAACGCGGACGGCATGAAGACCTTGTAGGTTTCCCAGAATCTCCCCGAAGGTTTCTTGCCCTTGAGCTTCTCGTAGACCTCCGGCACCGTCGGCAGGTCGGGGACCGCCGGGTCGCGGACGATATTCCCGTTATCGTCGAGCTGGCCGAAGCTCATCAGCGGGATCGCTTTTCCTTCCTTGATCAGCGGCACGACGGTGGCGTTGTACGCGGGCGTGGTCTGATAGTCGATGTTGGTCTCCCCGCGCTCGAAAGCGATCCGGGCCTCCCCCCGTCCCTTGAAGCCGAGCACTCCCTTTGCGTCGAGCTCCAGCAGCTCGAAGCTGATGAGCGGGATCATGTCGAGGCCGATGGCGCTGATGCCCCCGTAGATCAGGTTCTTCGCCTTTGCGAGGTCTTCCACTCGTTTCACCCCTGTGGCCGGCGACGCGTAGATGACGCCGCCGACCGGGTTGACGAGAGCGGGCTTCCACTGGCGAAAGTCGTATTTCGCCGCCTTGTCCCCCAGGAGAACCGGGAAATAATTGGTCGCCGAGCTGACCACCGCCATGTAGCCGTCCGCTTTCGCCTTCAGCGCGAACTCCATCATCCCTGGAATCCCGCGCCCGCCGCCGATGTTGCGAAAAGTGAACTTGGGGTTGCCGGGAATATTTTTTTCGAGATAGGGCGCGATGGTCCGGATCCAGACGTCGGTGCCGCCCGCGACCGGAAAGGGGATGATGACCTCGATGGTTTTCCCCTCGTAGTACGGAGCCGCGGCGCCGGCCGGTGCCCCGATGGCGAGCACCAGGGCGAGGACTCCGAGCCCCCTGCTCATTCGCGACAGTGTCACGGAAGAGATCGTCTTCATGAAGCCCCTCCCCAACTATTTGTATTTGAGTTCGTTGGCATATAGTCGATGCGCGGCGGCGTTCCCGCCGCGCATCGACTGCTGGACTCGACCTCCCAATGGACTGCCTGGCGCGTATCTCCGACCGCTGTCCGATCTTCGGTCAGTGCTTCTTCGCCAGACCGGAACCCGCAAACCTCAATGAGTTCCTTCTCCCATACTGTCTTAGCTCTTGATATGTCAAGGAGCAAAGGTTGCTGTGCTCCCGGCCCTTGAGGACGGAGGAATCAACCGTTGACGCGCGGCCCCCGGTGTAATAAACGGAAGCTCGTCGACGAACGGGCCGGAGGCGGTGAAGCCTTTCCGAGGAACCGGCCCGGGGGAGGCGCCATGAAACGTAGCAAGCCATTTTCGACCCTGGCGACTGTGTCGAACGTGCTTCTTTGCGTTGCGCTCTTCGTGGCGGGCGCCCCCGCCTTCGCGCAGGAGAGCCGGCTCGCCGAGGCGCGCAAGGAAGGGAAGGTCGTCTGGTACACGGGCGCGGCCGCGATGACGGCCAGCCGCGTAGCGCAGCTTTTTGAGCAGGCCTATCCGGGAATCAAGGTCGAGGTGCAGCGCTCGGGCTCCGAGCGAATTTTCCAGCGGATCATGCAGGAAGCGTCGACCGGCATCAGGAATGCCGACGTCTTCAATTCCTCGGACGCCGGTCATTACGTGCTGCTCAAGAGAAAGGAGATGCTGGCCCGCTACGCTCCCGCCGGCGCCGAGCGCTTTCCCGAAGCGTTTCGCGATCCCGCCGGCATCGCCTTCGGCTGGCGCGCGTTCCTGATCGTTACGTCCTATAATTCCAAGCTCCTCCCCGCCGCCGAGGCGCCGAAGACCTGGAAGGATCTGCTCGACCCCAAGTGGAAGGGAAAGCTCGTGACCGCCCATCCTGGCTACAGCGGCGCGATCGCGACTTACATGCTGGCGCTGGTCAACCTCTACGGCTGGGACTATTTCAAGCGGCTCGCACAGAACAAACCGCATCTGACGCAATCGGTGCACGACCCCGCTCAGACCGTCGCGGCGGGAGAGCGTCTGGTCGGAGCCAACGGCGCGGAGTATTTCCTGTATTCGCAGAGGAAAAAGGGCAACCCGCTCGGCATCGTCTACCCGCAGGACGGCGTTCCGCTGGTGATCTCCCCGTCGGCCATCACCGCGTTCTCGCCGCGGCCGGCGGCCGCGCGGTTGTTCACCGATTTCATCTTCAGCAAGGAAGTGCAGCAATTCCTCGCCGACCGGGAGGGGCTGTACGTGCCGCATCCCGAAGTCGTCTATCCCGCGGACAAGCCGAAGCTCTCGGAGCTGAAGCTCCTCCTGGTCGATCCGGAGGAGCTGGAGCGGCGCAACGAGGAGATCCGCAAGCGCTTCACGGAGTTCTTCGGCGCGTAACCGGGCGGATTCCGCGGGTTTCAAACGAACCGGAGGTTCGATGGCTCGAGTCACGGGGGCTCATCTCGTCTGCAAGGCGTTGAAGCTCGAGGGCGTGAGAAACGTCTTCGGCCTGGCCGGGGATCATATCCTGCCGATCCTCGACGTCATGGCGGACCAGGACTTTCGCATCTTCGATACGCGCCACGAGCAGGCCGCGGTGCACATGGCGGACGCGTGGAGCCGCATCACCGAGCAACCCGGCGTCTGCCTCTACACCACGCCGGGCTTCGCCAACGCGATTCCCGGCCTCGCCAACTCGATGCACAACGAGTCCACGGTACTGTCGATCGCCGGGTGCGCCGACCGGCACGATCTCGGGCGGGGAGCCCAGCAGGAAATCGAGCAGGTCGCCATGGCCGCGCCGGTCACGAAAGGCGCTTTCATGGTCGACGACGCGCGCCGGATCCCCGAGTACATCGCCCGCGCCCTGCGGCTCGCCTTCTCCGGCCGGCGCGGCCCCGTCCATCTCACGATCCCCATCGATCTTCAGGAAAAAACGGTCGACGAGGACGAGGTGATCTTTACGCCGCCGGAGGCGTACCGGCCCCCAGCCCGCCCGCACGGCGATCCCGAGGCCGTGCGCCGGGCGATCGCCCTTTTGCGCCGGGCCGAAAGACCGATGGTGATCGCGGGCAGCGCCGCCGGTTACACGCTCTCCGGCGAGGCGCTTCAGCGATTCATCGAGACCACCCGCCTTCCGGTCTTCACCGAGGAGCAGGCGCGCGGGCTGATCCCCGACGATCACCCGTACGCGTTCGGATTCTTCGAGCGCGGTTTGAATCGCGCCGCCGGGCGTCTGCGGGAGGCCGACACCGTTTTGTTGCTCGGTCGGAAACAGGATTTCACGATCGGCTTTTGCCGGCCGCCCAGCGTCGCCGCGGGCGCGCGCCTGATCCAGGTCGATCCCTCGCCGCTCGAGATCGGACGGAACCGCGGCGTGGACGTGGGGATTTGCGGCGACGTGAGCGCGGTGCTGGCCCAGCTCACGAAAGAGGCCGAACGCGAACCGTGGAAGGAGCTTCCGTGGATCGAGGAGCTGCGCGCGACCCGTGCGGCGCAGACGAGATGGGCCGAAGACCTGGCCCGCCCGGAGCAGCCCATGCACGCGCTTTTCGTCCACAAGACGGTCCGGTCGCTTCTGGGTCCCGACGACTGCCTGGTCTTCGACGGCGGCGACTTCTGCCATTTCGGCCGCTCCTACCACCCGGCGCTCAAGCCGAAGCGGTGGCTTTACGTGTCGAGCCTCGGGATGCTGGGCTCTTCGCTTCCCACGGCGCTCGCCGCCAAGATCGCTTACCCGGACTCGCGGGTTTTCATGCTGACGGGCGACGGGGCCTTCGGCTTCAACGGAATGGAGTTCGATACTGCGGTGCGCCACCGCCTCGACATCGTCGCCGTTCTCGGGAACGACGCCGCCTGGGGTATCGACCGGCAAATCCAGCTCGGCCTCTACGGCCGGCCGGTCGCCACTGAGCTCAGGCAGAGCCGCTACGACGAGCTGGCGCAGAGCCTCGGAGGATATGGCGAGTTCGTGGACCGCCCGGAGGATCTGGGCCCGGCGTTGCAGCGGGCGTTGGCCGCGGGACGGCCGGCGCTCGTCAACGTCGCCGTCCGGCGCGCGATCAGCCCGAGAGCCGAAGCCGCCATCGAACGGCGAAAGGCCGCGGCCGGCAAGGGCGCGCGGAGGTAGTTTTCTCGATCAGACCGGCGCCAGCGGCACCGAGACCTCGACCTTGAGCGAAAACGTTCGCTCCTCGCTTCTCGAGAGCGCTCCCACGCCGACCGACTGCCGCGAAATCAGCCTTCCCGCCTCGTCGTGGACCTCGACCAGGATCGCGTACTCGAGCGCCTCCTGCTCGCCGTGGTGGCGGATCGTCCCCTGGACCGAAAGCGGGCAGGTTACGTGATACGGCTGCGGCGCGATCCCGCCGGGGGCGGCGAACCGCAAAGCGTGCTGGCAGATCGGGCAGGATACCGCGCTCTTGAGGATCGTCGCCTTGCAATGCGGACAGATCCGCGATTCGCCCGGAGCGGGCGCGCGGCTCGTCCTCGCCTTCATACAACGGACGCGCTCTTCGCGGTCTCGTGAGATCGCATGCTCGGCGCGGCTTTCACGCTTTCGGATTCATTCCATCCGAACTCGACGTTGCCGCGCATCTTCGCGCCCGGGGCCACCGTCAACGTCTTTGCCTTGAGATCTCCGATCACCTGACCGCTCTCGAGCAGCTTCACGTGGCCGCTCGCGACGACGTTCCCTTCCAGTTCTCCCTCGATGGTGACCGTCTCGGCGTTGATCTTTGCGGTGAGATGGGCGCCCTTTTCGATGTTGAGGTCGCCTTTGATATGGATGTCGCCTTTGAACCTGCCGGCGATGCGGACGTCGGCGTCACCCTCGATCTTCCCTTCGATGGTCACTCCAGGGCCGAACACCGATTCCTGCCGGCTCCTGAGCGGGCTTTCCCTGCGGGACGCCACGGCCATCGGAGTCACGCGCGCGGGCTCCTGCTCCGGGACCTCGCCTTGCTCGTTCTGCATCGAGTCTTTCCAAAGCGCCATAGGACCTCCCTCCTGGAACGGTTACGGGCCGCAAAGCCCCGTCGAACGGAAAATCGAGCGATGCCGCTGGTGGGCGAGAGCAAAGGAGGTGCCATCCGGACTGAGCTGGCCTTCGCGACCCGGCGCCAAGGCCGCTCCGGCACGACTCATCATCGGGCGCGTCGAGATTGTTGCCGCTTCCCCGCAGCGCCGCTCGCAGGGAGACAAAAATCGAACCGGACCGCGGAAGCCCGCCGCAAGAGCGGCTGTTCAAATTTGTCGTTTTCGGAGAAAGTTGTACATCGGCAGTTAGTTTCTGGTCGCGGTATCTGGCTTCCGGTTTCTTACAGTGAACCGTTGAGCCTGGAACCATTGCACTGCTGCACTGCCCGACGCGGAAAAGTCTCGGCCGAACAACTCCGCATCCAGGCCGCTCCGGCGGGTCCCGGCGCCGCTTGCGCAAGCCACGGCGCCCGCCGTATAAGCAGCTGTCGCCACGCGAACGGGAGGGCCCGATGAGCGCCAACACCCTTTACCGAATCGGCCTGCTGCTTCTTGCCGCCAGCACGCTGCCGGCTCGCTTTGCCGCCGCGCAGAGCGCGCCGTTCTACCAGGGCAAGACCATTCGCATCGTCGTCGGCTTCACCCCGGGCGGCCTTTACGACCAGTACGCCCGCATTCTTGCCCGGAACATGCCCAAGCACATTCCAGGAGCACCCGCCGCGCTCGTGCAGAACATGCCCGGGGCGGGCTCGCTGACGGCGATGAACTACGTCTACAACGTCGCCAAGCCGGACGGGCTGACGCTGGCCATGGTGGGAAGCGGGATCTACCTCGACCAGCTCCTCGGGCGAAGCGAGGTCCAGTTCGACATGAGCAAGATCAACTACGTCGGCAGCGTGGACCGCCGCGATCTGCTCCTCTACATGAAGTCCGACACGCCATGGAAATCGATCGAGGACGTCATCGGCGCCAGGGATCTCCCGAAATGCGGCGCCACCGGCACCTCCGACCTCACCACCATACTGGCCAACGTGCTCGACGAAACCCTCGGCGCGCGCCTCACCGTCGTGCGCGGCTATCCCGGAGGCGCCGAGATCGACCTGGCGATCGAGAAGGGCGAGATTCAGTGCCGCGGAACCGGGATCACGACCCACTTCGCGCGCGAGCCTTATTTCACCTGGCACAAGAACGGCTTCGACCGGCATCTGTTGCAGACGGGAGCGCAGAGGGATCCGCGGCTGCCCGAGGCCGCGACGCTGAACGAGTTGATGGAAAAGAAAAGAACGACGGCGATCGGCCGAAACGTCGCCCGCTTGATGCTGGTTTCCGCGACCCTGGGCCGCCCCCTGGTCGCGGCTCCCGGGATTCCGCCCGAGCGCGTGCAGTTGCTGCGCGACGCCTATCTCAATGCGTTCCGCGAGCCCGAGGTCGTCGAGGAAGCCAAGAAGAAGCGCCTCGAGCTCACGACTCTGAGCGGGGCGGAAGTCCAGCGCCAGATGCTCGAGGCGATGAACCAGCCCCGCGAAGTGATCGAGCGCGTGCGCAAGCTGTCTCAGTGAGCGGGAAACGCAGCGCTGCGCTCATTGGAGCCTGCGCCCCGAGGCATTGCCGAGCTGGCGGGCAAGACCGCCCGCCGTAACGACGCACGCGGGGCTTACCGCCAGCCCCGCGGCATGCAACGCCTCGGCGACCCAGGTGTTGCAGGTTCTCAGAAGGCTGAACTTGCCCCTCGCCGGATAGAAACGGCTCCGCGGCGACCCTCCGGGCCGCGCCTCGGCCGCCCGGCCCTGCCCGGGCCTGAGAAAAGTTTCGGCGATGAACTTCACGAGACGGTCGAAAGACTCCTCCGAGACGGAGAACTCGTAAAGCTCGCTGCCGCGGAAGTACGACGCAACGTCTCCGGTCACGCCGCCGACGTAGAGAACGCTGCCCGAAGACCAGAAAGCCGCCTTCAGGGCCGCTCGGAGCCCGGGGTCGGGGTGCTGGTAGTAGTCCCGGTCTCCCCAACCGAACTCCAGGTAATCGGCGCCCGGAAAGTCCGCAATCTCCGGGAGGACCCGCGCTCGAATTTCCGCCGTCTTGATGACGATTCCCGAATGCCAGCCGTGGCTCACCACGAAGAAACGCTTGTTTCCCGGCGGACCCGGGTCGAAGCTCGAGCCCGAAAGCGGCTTTGCGCACGACCAGGCGAAGGCGGCGAGGATCAACATCGAGCACCGGCCTTTGCCGCGCCGAAAACTACACGGGACCACGGGGCCTGATTAGCATCGCCGATTCCGCAAAAGCAACCGTCGGCGCGGGAGAAGCCGCGCGCCGGCCCGGACCTCTTCGGTTGACAGGGGTGGCCCGATCCCACTATGGTTCTAGGGAGCCCGCGGAGGCCCTTTGCTGGTCGCGATTTCCAGCTTGCTCTTCAAGTCCCGGAACCTGGCGGACGTGATCGATCTCGCGCGCGCTCAAGGAATCCCCTGGCTGGAGGTCTGGACGGAGCATCTTCACCGTGACGACGACGGGAGCCTGCTGGAAAAGCTCCGGCGGTGCGGTCTCGGCCTGTCGGTCCACGGCCCGATCGGTGATCTCAATATCACCTCCGCCAACGCCGGGATTCGGGCGGAATCGGTGAAACAGGTCGAGCAGGCGATCGAGGAGGCCGCGCGGATGGGAGCCCGGATCATCACCGTCCACCCCGGCCATCTCACCGGCAGCAAGGATCCTCCCGAAAGCATCTGGGAGCGGCAGGTCGAAGCGCTCAGCCGCTTTGCCAGACGGGGCAAGGAGGTCGGCATCCAGGTGGCGATGGAAACGATGGAGCGGCGCGACAAGGAAGTCGTGATCGATCCCGAAGCCGCCAACCGGATCGTCGACGCCGTCGGCCTGGACAATTTCGGGATCACCTTCGACATATCGCACGCTCACACGGTGATGGACGTAGGCGAGTTCATCGGCGCGCTTCGCCGCATCACCCACATCCACATCAGCGACACCAGGGCGGGCAAGACCCACGTCCAGATGGGCGAGGGAGAGATATCATTTCCCGCAGTGTTGCGCCGGCTCGAGGCCAGGTACGACGGTCCGCTGGTCATCGAAGGCTGGCAGCCTCGCGATGAAGCGGGGATGGTCCGCCGCTCCGTCGCTTTTCTCTCCGAGCAGCTCGAGCAACTGGAGGGCATATGAAAAAGAGGGCCTTCGATCCCGCCGCTTCGCGGAAGGTTCGGTCCTGCCGCCGCGCCTTCCTGCTCCTGATCGCCGGCGCGGCGCTCGCGTTCGGTCCGGACGCCCGCGCTCAACCGAAAGCGCCCAGCCGGGTCCTGCTCTACACCTCGGTCCCGCAGGAGCTCGCCACGCAGTTCGCCCGCGCCTTCGAGAAGAAGCGGCCGGACATCAAGGTCGAGATCTACCGCGCCGGGAGCACCGAGGTCGGCGCCAAGCTCGCCGCGGAACGCGAGGTCGGAGGCATACGGGCCGATCTCCTGTGGCTCGCGGACGCGCCCATTTACTACGAGCTCAGGCGCCGCGGCGAGCTGCTCGCGTACGTATCGCCGGAGTCGAAGGCGATTCCCGCCGACCTCAAGGACCCCAAGGGCTTCTTCACCGCGGGACGGCTGATCAACATGATCATCGCGGTCAACACGGAGCTTCTGCCGCTCGCGCAGGCGCCCAGATCCTGGAAGGAGTTTCCCGACTTCGGCAAGCGGGCGGTCATGGGCAATCCGCTCTACTCGGGCTCGAATTTCGTCACCGTGGCGGCTTTCGTCCACAAGGACGGCTGGGGGTGGTTCGAGCGGGCGCGGGCCAAGGGCGTGGCGATCGTCAGGGGCAACTCCGAAGCCGCGAGCGCGCTCGCCGGGAAGGAGTTCGCGATCGCCATGACGCTCGACTACATCATCACCGGACTGATCCGGAAGGGGGCGCCGCTCGCGATCGTGTGGCCCGCGGAAGGAGCGATCTCGGTGCCGAGCCCGATCGCCATCCTCAAAGGAACGAAAAACCCCGAAGGCGCCAAGGCGTTCGTCGACTACGTGCTGTCCAGGGAGGGGCAGGAGTTTCTCGTAAAGCAGGAGGTCATCCCCGTCCGGGGAGACGTCGCCCCGCCCAAGGGACAGCCTTCGGCCGCCCAGATCAAGTTTCTGCCGATTCCCTATGAGTGGGCCGCCGAGAACGCCTCCGCAATCCGCGAGAGATTCGAGAAGATCATGCTTCAGTAGTCTCGCTCGCGTCGCTCCGGTGACCGCCGCATGGCTCTTTCGAGGTTCGACCGCCGCTACCTGCTCATGGGGGCGGCCGGCCTCTTCGTCCTGCTCGTCGTCGTCTACCCGCTCTGGCAGGTCTTCTACCGCAGCTTCCTCGACGCCGGCGTCTTTTCGTTGAAGAGCTACCGCAAGGTTTTTTCCCACCCGAGCTACTATCGCGCGCTCTTCAACTCCGTATGGGTCTCCTGCGCCACCTCGCTTCTGTGCATGCTTTTGGGGACGCTCCTCGCTTTCCTCGTCGTGAGAACCGACGTTCCGTTCAAGCGGTCGCTGCGCAGCCTGCTCGTCCTTCCCTACGCTCTTCCCTCGTTCTTCGCGGCGATTTCCTGGATCCAGTTGCTCGGGCCGCAGGGCTACCTCGCACGGTTTTTTCTCCATCTCTCGGGATGGGAGGCCGCTCCCTGGAACATCTACAGCGCGGGGGGCATCGTCTTCGTCCTCACCGTCCATTATTTCATCCTGGTCTTCATCACGGTGGCCGGCGCGCTCGAGCGCATGGACGCGAGCCTCGAGGAGGCGGCGCGGGCGTCGGGAGCCGGCACGTACCGCATCATGAAGGAAATCACCCTCCCCCTGGTGCTCCCGGCGATTCTCGCCGGCGGATTGCTTGCCTTCATCGGGGCTCTCGCCAACTTCGGGATTCCTGCGCTGCTCGGGATGCGCGCGCGGTTCTTCGTGCTGACGACGAGCATCTACTACGCGCTCGCGATCCCCGATTTCGGCCTCGCCACCGCCCTTTCCGGCATGCTCGTGGCCGTGGCGCTGGTCTCGACCGCGCTGCAGTTCGGGCTGCAGAAGGGCGAGGGGCGCTACACGGTCATCTCCGGAAAGTCGGTTCATCCTTCGGAGCTCAGGCTTCGCTCGATGCGCTACCCGCTCTTCGTCTGCGTCGCGCTCTTCGTCCTTTTGATATCGATCCTGCCGATCGTCTCGATGGTCCTGACCGCCCTGCTCCAGTACTGGGGCGCGCCGCTGCGGGCGTCGAGCTTCACGCTCCACAACTTCGCCTACGTTGCGCAGTTCGAAACCGCGCGGCGCGCGATCGCGAACAGCTTCTTCCTCGCCGCCGGCGCCGCCACCGCGAGCATGTTCGTGGGAGTGACGATCTCCTACCTGCACGTCAAGGCGAAGCTTCCCGGCAGCCGCGCGCTCGACTTCCTCGCCACCCTCCCCTACGCTGTCCCGCATACGGTGATCGCCATCGCCATGATCCTCGCGTGGTCGAGACCGCCGGCAAGTCTCTACGGCACGCTCTGGATCATCCTGGTCGCCTACCTGGCCGTCTATCTGCCCTTTGCCGTGCGCACCACGCATTCCACCCTGCAACAGGTCCACAACTCGCTGGAGGAAGCGGCCCGGGTTTCGGGGGCGAGGCTTTTCGCCCGGATGCGCGACGTGATCGTGCCCCTGGCGCGTCCCGGGATGATCGCCGGCTGGGTCCTGGTCTTTCTTCCGGCGCTAAGGGAGCTCACGGTCTCGATCCTGCTCTACACGCACGAGACCGAGACGATCGGCGTGGTGGTTTACAACCTGCAGGACGCCGGTTACCGCGAGATCGCGGCCGCGCTGGCCTCGATCGTCATGGCATTGCTGATCTTCGGGAGCGTGGCGATCCGCCGGTTGACCGGCGGAGTCGCCGGCATCTAGCCATGGACAAGATTCGAATCGAGAAACTGACCAAACGCTACGGCAACGTGGTGGCCGCCGACTGCGTCACCTTCTCGGTGCGCGACAAGGAGTTTTTCTCCCTGCTGGGACCGAGCGGCTGCGGCAAGAGCACGGTTCTGCGGTGCGTGGCGGGGCTGGAGGAGCCGACCGCGGGGGAGATCTACATCGGCGAGACCTGCGTCAACTCGACCGCGGCGGGACTCAACGTCCCGACCGAAGAGCGGCCGATCGGCATGGTGTTCCAGAACTACGCGGTCTGGCCGCACATGACGGTCCGGCAGAACATCGCTTATCCGCTCAAGCTCAAGAAAGTCCCGCAGGCGACGCTCGAGGAAAAGCTCCGCTCGATCCTCGCCACCGTGGGGCTCTCGCAGCTCGCCGAGCGCTACCCCAGTCAGCTCTCCGGAGGCGAGCAGCAGCGGGTTGCGCTCGCCCGCGCGCTCATCAAGGAGCCGGAAGTGCTGCTGCTCGACGAGCCGCTCAGCAACCTCGACGCCAAGCTGCGCGAGCAGATGCGCTTCGAGCTGAAGGAGCTGCAGCGCCGCTCCGGCATCCCGATCCTCTACGTCACCCA from Candidatus Zixiibacteriota bacterium encodes:
- a CDS encoding sugar phosphate isomerase/epimerase family protein — encoded protein: MLVAISSLLFKSRNLADVIDLARAQGIPWLEVWTEHLHRDDDGSLLEKLRRCGLGLSVHGPIGDLNITSANAGIRAESVKQVEQAIEEAARMGARIITVHPGHLTGSKDPPESIWERQVEALSRFARRGKEVGIQVAMETMERRDKEVVIDPEAANRIVDAVGLDNFGITFDISHAHTVMDVGEFIGALRRITHIHISDTRAGKTHVQMGEGEISFPAVLRRLEARYDGPLVIEGWQPRDEAGMVRRSVAFLSEQLEQLEGI
- a CDS encoding tripartite tricarboxylate transporter substrate-binding protein — translated: MSANTLYRIGLLLLAASTLPARFAAAQSAPFYQGKTIRIVVGFTPGGLYDQYARILARNMPKHIPGAPAALVQNMPGAGSLTAMNYVYNVAKPDGLTLAMVGSGIYLDQLLGRSEVQFDMSKINYVGSVDRRDLLLYMKSDTPWKSIEDVIGARDLPKCGATGTSDLTTILANVLDETLGARLTVVRGYPGGAEIDLAIEKGEIQCRGTGITTHFAREPYFTWHKNGFDRHLLQTGAQRDPRLPEAATLNELMEKKRTTAIGRNVARLMLVSATLGRPLVAAPGIPPERVQLLRDAYLNAFREPEVVEEAKKKRLELTTLSGAEVQRQMLEAMNQPREVIERVRKLSQ
- a CDS encoding extracellular solute-binding protein, whose product is MKRSKPFSTLATVSNVLLCVALFVAGAPAFAQESRLAEARKEGKVVWYTGAAAMTASRVAQLFEQAYPGIKVEVQRSGSERIFQRIMQEASTGIRNADVFNSSDAGHYVLLKRKEMLARYAPAGAERFPEAFRDPAGIAFGWRAFLIVTSYNSKLLPAAEAPKTWKDLLDPKWKGKLVTAHPGYSGAIATYMLALVNLYGWDYFKRLAQNKPHLTQSVHDPAQTVAAGERLVGANGAEYFLYSQRKKGNPLGIVYPQDGVPLVISPSAITAFSPRPAAARLFTDFIFSKEVQQFLADREGLYVPHPEVVYPADKPKLSELKLLLVDPEELERRNEEIRKRFTEFFGA
- a CDS encoding iron ABC transporter permease is translated as MALSRFDRRYLLMGAAGLFVLLVVVYPLWQVFYRSFLDAGVFSLKSYRKVFSHPSYYRALFNSVWVSCATSLLCMLLGTLLAFLVVRTDVPFKRSLRSLLVLPYALPSFFAAISWIQLLGPQGYLARFFLHLSGWEAAPWNIYSAGGIVFVLTVHYFILVFITVAGALERMDASLEEAARASGAGTYRIMKEITLPLVLPAILAGGLLAFIGALANFGIPALLGMRARFFVLTTSIYYALAIPDFGLATALSGMLVAVALVSTALQFGLQKGEGRYTVISGKSVHPSELRLRSMRYPLFVCVALFVLLISILPIVSMVLTALLQYWGAPLRASSFTLHNFAYVAQFETARRAIANSFFLAAGAATASMFVGVTISYLHVKAKLPGSRALDFLATLPYAVPHTVIAIAMILAWSRPPASLYGTLWIILVAYLAVYLPFAVRTTHSTLQQVHNSLEEAARVSGARLFARMRDVIVPLARPGMIAGWVLVFLPALRELTVSILLYTHETETIGVVVYNLQDAGYREIAAALASIVMALLIFGSVAIRRLTGGVAGI
- a CDS encoding DUF2459 domain-containing protein — encoded protein: MLILAAFAWSCAKPLSGSSFDPGPPGNKRFFVVSHGWHSGIVIKTAEIRARVLPEIADFPGADYLEFGWGDRDYYQHPDPGLRAALKAAFWSSGSVLYVGGVTGDVASYFRGSELYEFSVSEESFDRLVKFIAETFLRPGQGRAAEARPGGSPRSRFYPARGKFSLLRTCNTWVAEALHAAGLAVSPACVVTAGGLARQLGNASGRRLQ
- a CDS encoding polymer-forming cytoskeletal protein, which gives rise to MALWKDSMQNEQGEVPEQEPARVTPMAVASRRESPLRSRQESVFGPGVTIEGKIEGDADVRIAGRFKGDIHIKGDLNIEKGAHLTAKINAETVTIEGELEGNVVASGHVKLLESGQVIGDLKAKTLTVAPGAKMRGNVEFGWNESESVKAAPSMRSHETAKSASVV
- a CDS encoding thiamine pyrophosphate-binding protein, with protein sequence MARVTGAHLVCKALKLEGVRNVFGLAGDHILPILDVMADQDFRIFDTRHEQAAVHMADAWSRITEQPGVCLYTTPGFANAIPGLANSMHNESTVLSIAGCADRHDLGRGAQQEIEQVAMAAPVTKGAFMVDDARRIPEYIARALRLAFSGRRGPVHLTIPIDLQEKTVDEDEVIFTPPEAYRPPARPHGDPEAVRRAIALLRRAERPMVIAGSAAGYTLSGEALQRFIETTRLPVFTEEQARGLIPDDHPYAFGFFERGLNRAAGRLREADTVLLLGRKQDFTIGFCRPPSVAAGARLIQVDPSPLEIGRNRGVDVGICGDVSAVLAQLTKEAEREPWKELPWIEELRATRAAQTRWAEDLARPEQPMHALFVHKTVRSLLGPDDCLVFDGGDFCHFGRSYHPALKPKRWLYVSSLGMLGSSLPTALAAKIAYPDSRVFMLTGDGAFGFNGMEFDTAVRHRLDIVAVLGNDAAWGIDRQIQLGLYGRPVATELRQSRYDELAQSLGGYGEFVDRPEDLGPALQRALAAGRPALVNVAVRRAISPRAEAAIERRKAAAGKGARR
- a CDS encoding ABC transporter substrate-binding protein: MKKRAFDPAASRKVRSCRRAFLLLIAGAALAFGPDARAQPKAPSRVLLYTSVPQELATQFARAFEKKRPDIKVEIYRAGSTEVGAKLAAEREVGGIRADLLWLADAPIYYELRRRGELLAYVSPESKAIPADLKDPKGFFTAGRLINMIIAVNTELLPLAQAPRSWKEFPDFGKRAVMGNPLYSGSNFVTVAAFVHKDGWGWFERARAKGVAIVRGNSEAASALAGKEFAIAMTLDYIITGLIRKGAPLAIVWPAEGAISVPSPIAILKGTKNPEGAKAFVDYVLSREGQEFLVKQEVIPVRGDVAPPKGQPSAAQIKFLPIPYEWAAENASAIRERFEKIMLQ
- a CDS encoding ABC transporter ATP-binding protein; translation: MDKIRIEKLTKRYGNVVAADCVTFSVRDKEFFSLLGPSGCGKSTVLRCVAGLEEPTAGEIYIGETCVNSTAAGLNVPTEERPIGMVFQNYAVWPHMTVRQNIAYPLKLKKVPQATLEEKLRSILATVGLSQLAERYPSQLSGGEQQRVALARALIKEPEVLLLDEPLSNLDAKLREQMRFELKELQRRSGIPILYVTHDQAEALSMSDRLAVMNAGRIVQIGTPPEIYGHPSDRFVADFIGLMNFIPCSVVAREGETAVVELAGGARLEVLDPRGHRGRCTLAVRPEDITFDGSGPIACRIEMRSYLGNLIDYRVRADGETLRVQTSNAADFREGQELRLTIHKAMLFAG